A stretch of Lathyrus oleraceus cultivar Zhongwan6 chromosome 6, CAAS_Psat_ZW6_1.0, whole genome shotgun sequence DNA encodes these proteins:
- the LOC127094886 gene encoding uncharacterized protein LOC127094886 → MDVVREEQAAFREEMDSVKSKIEQIFEAIQALDRREEKARVATAARNDALVQGVALQSGPSVPIPNPVIYGLPPGFVPPPVRTHMPPPAHTSGVADGVAMQGPPIVNEVVIPHTDEELQDEFEMQNYNGASPMVIPIDAQDSEAILMCRALDEKLRILEGHNSTRLSALEMCLVPDVVIPPKFKAPEFEKYKGLTCPNIHLKMYCRKMDAYARDDKLMIHCFQDNLIGASLDWYMKLKCSNIHTWDELAEAFAKQYTYNTDMEPNHTQLQRPIL, encoded by the exons ATGGATGTAGTTCGAGAAGAACAAGCTGCCTTCAGAGAGGAGATGGACTCTGTCAAAAGCAAGATTGAACAGATCTTTGAGGCTATACAAGCTCTAGATAGAAGGGAAGAAAAGGCTCGTGTTGCTACTGCTGCAAGGAACGATGCTCTGGTTCAAGGGGTTGCTCTTCAGTCAGGACCTTCAGTTCCTATTCCAAATCCCGTTATCTACGGTCTTCCTCCAGGTTTTGTTCCACCGCCTGTAAGAACTCATATGCCTCCACCTGCGCATACTTCTGGAGTAGCTGATGGAGTCGCTATGCAAGGACCTCCGATAGTCAATGAAGTAGTCATTCCCCACACTGATGAGGAGCTCCAGGACGAGTTTGAAATGCAGAATTATAATGGAGCTTCTCCAATGGTCATCCCTATTGATGCCCAAGATTCTGAGGCTATCTTGATGTGCCGTGCTCTGGACGAAAAGCTAAGAATCTTGGAAGGACATAACTCAACCCGATTAAGTGCCTTGGAGATGTGTCTGGTCCCAGACGTGGTGATTCCTCCAAAATTCAAAGCgcctgaatttgaaaaatacaaaggtCTCACATGTCCTAACATACACTTGAAAATGTATTGCAGAAAAATGGATGCTTATGCCAGAGATGATAAGCTCATGATCCATTGCTTTCAGGACAATCTAAttggggcatctttggattggtacatgaaATTGAAGTGTAGCAACATCCACACTTGGGATGAGTTGGCTGAAGCATTTGCAAAGCAATACACATATAATACTGACATGGAACCAAACCATACTCAGCTTCAGA GGCCAATATTATGA